From the Amblyraja radiata isolate CabotCenter1 chromosome 14, sAmbRad1.1.pri, whole genome shotgun sequence genome, one window contains:
- the LOC116980873 gene encoding lysozyme C-1-like, whose product MKTLVVLSVLIAVSCAKVLSRCEMVNVIKDSRLSKFTQYSTADWLCLAQHVSQYNTREVGRDVRDGRRWASEYGIFQISSKWWCDDGVTPGAVNGCGRRCTEFLGDDLEPDIECAAKIVSERGMEAWSSWVENCKDKWIGYYTYFCF is encoded by the exons ATGAAGACTCTTGTTGTTCTCAGTGTCCTGATCGCGGTCTCCTGCGCCAAAGTCCTCAGCAGATGTGAAATGGTCAACGTTATAAAGGACTCCAGGCTAAGCAAATTCACCCAGTACAGCACCGCTGATT GGTTGTGCCTGGCCCAACATGTGAGTCAATACAACACCCGTGAGGTGGGACGCGACGTGAGGGATGGAAGAAGATGGGCGTCCGAGTATGGGATTTTTCAGATCAGCAGCAAATGGTGGTGTGATGATGGAGTGACTCCTGGTGCCGTCAATGGCTGTGGCAGGAGATGTACCG AATTCCTGGGGGATGACTTGGAACCTGACATTGAGTGTGCAGCCAAGATAGTGAGCGAACGAGGAATGGAGGCCTG GAGCTCCTGGGTGGAGAACTGCAAGGATAAATGGATTGGCTATTACACCTACTTTTGCTTCTGA